In the genome of Verrucomicrobiota bacterium, one region contains:
- the sufC gene encoding Fe-S cluster assembly ATPase SufC — translation MLEIKNLHAGVEAKQILNGVNLTINAGEVHAIMGPNGSGKSTLSQILAGRDGYEVTQGEVIYCGQDLLELDPEERAREGIFLAFQYPVEIPGVNSTYFLKSALNEVRKHRGLPELDAMEFLVVVKERMKILRLSEDFLKRPVNYGFSGGEKKRNEIFQMAVLEPKLAILDETDSGLDIDALKVVSEGVNKLRRADNAQLVITHYQRLLNFIVPDYVHVLVDGRIVRSGGKELALELEENGYDGVVKGEAVTL, via the coding sequence ATACTTGAAATCAAGAATCTGCACGCCGGAGTCGAGGCCAAACAAATCCTCAATGGCGTCAACCTCACGATCAACGCGGGCGAAGTCCATGCCATCATGGGGCCGAATGGCAGCGGCAAGAGCACGCTTTCGCAAATCCTGGCCGGCCGCGACGGTTACGAAGTGACGCAGGGTGAAGTGATTTACTGCGGCCAGGACTTGCTCGAGCTCGATCCGGAAGAGCGCGCTCGCGAAGGGATTTTTCTCGCGTTCCAATACCCGGTGGAGATTCCCGGGGTGAACAGCACTTACTTTTTGAAATCGGCCCTCAACGAAGTCCGCAAGCACCGAGGTCTGCCAGAACTCGACGCCATGGAGTTTCTCGTAGTGGTGAAGGAACGGATGAAGATTCTGCGTTTGTCGGAGGATTTTTTGAAGCGTCCGGTGAACTACGGTTTTTCCGGCGGTGAAAAGAAGCGGAACGAGATTTTCCAGATGGCCGTGCTCGAACCGAAGCTCGCGATTCTCGATGAAACCGATTCCGGTCTCGACATTGACGCGTTGAAGGTCGTGTCCGAAGGCGTCAACAAATTGAGACGGGCCGACAATGCCCAACTCGTCATCACGCATTATCAGCGGCTCCTGAATTTCATTGTTCCCGATTACGTCCATGTGCTTGTCGATGGCCGGATCGTTCGCTCCGGCGGCAAGGAACTCGCGTTGGAATTGGAAGAAAACGGTTATGACGGCGTGGTGAAGGGCGAAGCCGTTACCCTCTAG
- the sufB gene encoding Fe-S cluster assembly protein SufB, producing MSTATETIEGLVKQEYKYGFYTDVETDSAPPGLSEDTIRLISRKKNEPEWLMEWRLKAYRHWLTMTEPTWPKVHHEVIDYQSIVYYSAPKKKGDGPKSLDEVDPKLLETYEKLGIPLRERERLAGVAVDAVFDSVSVGTTFKKQLGEKGVIFCSFSEAVQEHPELVRKYLGMVVPYTDNFYAALNSAVFTDGSFCYIPKGVRCPMELSTYFRINAANTGQFERTLIIAEEGAYVSYLEGCTAPMRDENQLHAAVVELITLDKAEIKYSTVQNWYPGDENGKGGIYNFVTKRGLCKGRNSKISWTQVETGSAITWKYPSCILQGENSIGEFYSVAVTNNYQQADTGTKMVHIGKNTRSTIISKGISAGHGQNSYRGLVKVQKGATNARNFSQCDSLLLGNKCGAHTFPYIEVKNTTASVEHEASTSKIGEDQIFYCNARGISTQDAVNMIVNGFCKEVFKELPMEFAVEAQKLLGVSLEGSVG from the coding sequence ATGAGTACAGCAACGGAAACCATCGAAGGCCTGGTCAAGCAGGAATACAAATACGGTTTTTACACGGATGTCGAAACCGATTCCGCGCCGCCCGGTTTGAGCGAGGACACGATTCGTCTCATCTCGCGCAAGAAGAACGAGCCGGAATGGCTGATGGAGTGGCGGCTCAAGGCGTATCGGCATTGGCTGACCATGACGGAGCCGACGTGGCCAAAGGTGCATCACGAAGTCATCGATTACCAAAGCATCGTTTATTACTCCGCGCCGAAGAAGAAAGGCGACGGCCCGAAAAGTCTGGACGAAGTCGATCCGAAGCTGTTGGAAACGTACGAGAAGCTCGGCATTCCGTTGCGCGAACGGGAACGGCTGGCGGGCGTGGCGGTGGACGCGGTGTTTGACAGCGTTTCCGTCGGCACCACTTTCAAGAAACAACTCGGTGAGAAAGGCGTCATCTTCTGTTCGTTCAGCGAAGCGGTGCAGGAACATCCCGAGCTCGTGCGGAAATATCTGGGCATGGTCGTGCCGTACACGGACAATTTTTACGCGGCGTTGAATTCGGCAGTCTTCACGGACGGCTCGTTTTGCTACATCCCCAAGGGCGTGCGTTGCCCGATGGAGCTCTCGACTTACTTCCGCATCAACGCGGCGAACACCGGCCAGTTTGAGCGCACGCTCATCATTGCTGAGGAAGGCGCCTATGTGAGCTACCTCGAAGGTTGCACGGCGCCGATGCGCGACGAGAATCAGCTTCACGCCGCGGTCGTCGAGTTGATCACGCTCGACAAGGCGGAAATCAAATACTCCACCGTGCAGAATTGGTATCCCGGCGACGAGAACGGCAAAGGCGGCATTTACAATTTTGTGACGAAGCGCGGGTTGTGCAAAGGTCGAAACTCGAAGATTTCCTGGACGCAAGTGGAAACGGGTTCGGCCATCACCTGGAAATATCCGAGCTGCATTTTGCAAGGTGAGAATTCCATCGGCGAATTTTATTCCGTTGCGGTGACGAACAATTATCAGCAGGCTGACACCGGCACGAAGATGGTTCATATCGGCAAGAACACGCGCAGCACCATCATCTCGAAAGGCATTTCCGCCGGGCACGGCCAGAATAGTTATCGCGGCCTGGTGAAAGTTCAGAAGGGCGCCACGAACGCACGGAATTTTTCCCAGTGCGATTCGCTGCTGCTGGGCAACAAGTGCGGTGCGCACACATTCCCTTACATCGAAGTGAAGAACACCACCGCGAGCGTCGAGCACGAAGCCTCGACTTCCAAGATTGGCGAGGACCAGATTTTTTATTGCAACGCGCGGGGCATTTCTACGCAGGACGCGGTGAACATGATCGTCAACGGCTTCTGCAAGGAAGTGTTCAAGGAACTGCCGATGGAATTCGCCGTCGAAGCGCAGAAACTGCTTGGGGTGAGCCTTGAGGGTAGCGTGGGCTGA
- a CDS encoding transcriptional repressor produces the protein MNLLGNKKNERQLTERLATNGFRFTSQRQQVYDVLLQKLDHPTAEEVFIRAKRALPDISMATVYNCLAALVQSGLVRQVQLQRGATRFCPNMEEHCHYYCDECAAVFDVALPADSPSVPRPKGFKVDHYDIAVHGLCADCAGKKRK, from the coding sequence ATGAATCTTTTGGGAAACAAAAAGAATGAGCGGCAACTGACCGAGCGGCTGGCAACGAACGGATTTCGTTTCACGTCCCAGCGGCAGCAGGTTTATGACGTGTTGCTCCAAAAGCTCGATCATCCGACGGCGGAAGAGGTTTTTATCCGTGCCAAACGCGCGCTGCCGGACATCTCGATGGCGACGGTCTACAATTGCCTCGCTGCGTTGGTGCAGTCCGGTCTGGTGCGGCAGGTCCAGCTTCAACGCGGGGCGACGCGGTTCTGTCCGAACATGGAAGAGCATTGCCACTATTACTGCGATGAATGCGCGGCGGTTTTTGACGTGGCGCTGCCGGCGGATTCGCCGAGCGTACCGCGCCCGAAGGGCTTCAAGGTGGATCATTACGACATCGCCGTTCATGGCCTGTGCGCCGATTGCGCGGGGAAGAAACGGAAATGA
- a CDS encoding Gfo/Idh/MocA family oxidoreductase, with product MKQLTRRQFTKTLAAAGTAAAFSQLRVSGANDRVRLGFIGVGNRGDQVLDAFLKQPDAEVVAVCDIYQPYVDFSAKKIGTNPKKFKDYRRLLALKEVDAVVIATPDHWHALQTIHACEAGKDVYVEKPLSLCVAEGRAMVEAVQRHQRVCQVGTNRRSSRMCREMAEFIRGGGIGKITVARAFHIQNEWPKGIGQSPDREPPPDLDWEAWLGPAPKVRFNPNRGLYRFRWFYDYSGGQVTNMGVHYLDQIHWALGHDAPLAVAALGGRVAEIDDNREIPDTLEVTWQYPGGTLVTFSQFNATAAPAAFRKCEIEFRGTKGTLYLNSSGWEVVPDAITSNAFPVRSPIDRKGERGWRMGERPLIEPKQVSGDSDTGPHARNFLDCVKSRARCNADAETGHRSTTTTLLANIALKTRALLEWDAQAEKFTHHAVANDLLRYHYRAPYRFPG from the coding sequence ATGAAACAATTAACCCGCAGACAATTCACCAAAACTCTGGCCGCCGCAGGAACGGCGGCCGCCTTCTCGCAACTGCGCGTGTCCGGCGCGAATGACCGCGTGCGCCTCGGCTTCATCGGCGTCGGCAATCGCGGTGACCAGGTGCTCGACGCGTTTCTCAAACAGCCGGATGCGGAAGTTGTCGCGGTTTGCGACATTTACCAGCCGTACGTCGATTTCTCGGCGAAGAAGATCGGCACGAATCCAAAAAAGTTCAAAGACTACCGGCGTTTGCTTGCATTGAAGGAGGTTGATGCCGTCGTCATCGCCACCCCCGACCATTGGCACGCGTTGCAGACCATTCACGCCTGCGAAGCCGGCAAGGATGTCTATGTGGAGAAACCGCTGTCGCTGTGCGTGGCGGAAGGACGCGCGATGGTCGAGGCCGTGCAGCGGCACCAGCGCGTTTGCCAGGTCGGCACCAATCGCCGGTCCTCGCGCATGTGCCGCGAGATGGCGGAGTTCATCCGTGGGGGCGGTATTGGGAAGATCACGGTGGCGCGCGCATTTCACATTCAAAATGAATGGCCCAAAGGTATCGGTCAATCGCCGGACCGTGAACCGCCACCGGATTTGGATTGGGAGGCGTGGCTCGGGCCGGCGCCGAAAGTTCGTTTCAACCCGAATCGCGGGCTGTATCGCTTCCGCTGGTTCTACGATTATTCCGGCGGTCAGGTCACCAACATGGGCGTGCACTATCTCGACCAGATTCATTGGGCGCTGGGCCACGATGCGCCCCTGGCAGTCGCTGCGCTGGGCGGTCGCGTCGCTGAAATTGATGACAACCGGGAAATCCCCGACACGCTCGAAGTCACCTGGCAGTATCCGGGCGGCACGCTGGTGACGTTCTCGCAGTTCAATGCGACTGCCGCGCCGGCCGCTTTTCGCAAATGCGAAATTGAGTTCCGCGGCACGAAGGGCACGCTGTATCTGAACAGCAGCGGCTGGGAAGTCGTGCCCGACGCGATCACTTCCAATGCGTTTCCGGTGCGTTCGCCCATTGATCGTAAAGGGGAACGGGGCTGGCGCATGGGGGAGAGGCCACTGATCGAGCCAAAGCAGGTCAGCGGCGATTCCGACACCGGTCCGCACGCGCGCAATTTTCTCGATTGCGTCAAGAGCCGCGCTCGCTGCAATGCCGACGCCGAAACCGGCCACCGGAGCACAACGACCACGCTGCTCGCCAACATAGCGCTCAAAACCCGCGCCTTGTTGGAATGGGACGCGCAGGCGGAAAAGTTTACCCACCACGCTGTCGCCAACGACCTGCTGCGCTACCATTACCGCGCGCCGTACCGATTCCCGGGCTGA
- a CDS encoding outer membrane beta-barrel protein, with the protein MALTGILLSGLVHAQDTNEFRPYLQWRVGEFAPKWGVLDLRGISLGADFNQHWSAELALDAWQLNFEPLHSGVVFGEEQVFTLAPQARFRIPVGSDRLLLYSIVGVGGSWIQFNDRKAEGIGHRIDADGMTFSATAGLGFDYLLAPNIAFNLEGKYVWCDPIGIRIDGRRQDWDASSFLATLGLRIYFDKQPPEMLLSKAGVFKPVRFYFGTQGGFTVLTDGEWVSGAELVPKLNALGGTLNLNYTIALGADFGEHLGGELALAHTEYSLFLPGNGPVGEYSMYSAIPMLRLRFPSASGRWVPYAIAGAGVVYGEFHDVKPAGVGLGIRAKGTSPAFVAGAGVDYFIARNLSLTFESRWRYALDQKLAVPGGPTGKGDTSEIQFTVGFRAYLFEFGKRR; encoded by the coding sequence TTGGCGCTAACCGGGATTTTACTGTCGGGACTGGTTCACGCCCAGGACACAAATGAATTCCGCCCCTACCTTCAATGGCGGGTGGGCGAATTTGCGCCCAAATGGGGGGTGCTGGACTTGCGCGGAATCAGCTTGGGCGCGGACTTCAACCAGCACTGGAGTGCGGAGCTGGCGCTCGACGCCTGGCAACTGAATTTCGAACCGCTCCACTCCGGAGTGGTGTTCGGCGAAGAACAGGTCTTTACGCTCGCTCCGCAAGCGCGATTCCGAATTCCCGTCGGGTCGGATCGCCTGTTGCTCTACTCCATCGTGGGCGTCGGCGGATCGTGGATTCAATTCAACGACCGCAAGGCGGAAGGCATTGGGCACCGGATTGACGCCGACGGCATGACCTTCTCCGCAACCGCGGGTCTGGGTTTCGACTATCTGCTGGCGCCCAACATCGCTTTCAACCTCGAAGGCAAATATGTCTGGTGCGATCCCATCGGAATCCGGATTGACGGCCGAAGACAGGACTGGGATGCGTCGTCATTTCTCGCCACGCTGGGTTTGCGGATTTATTTCGACAAACAGCCGCCGGAAATGCTGTTGAGCAAGGCGGGCGTCTTCAAACCCGTGCGCTTCTATTTCGGCACGCAAGGCGGATTCACGGTTTTGACCGATGGCGAATGGGTTTCAGGCGCCGAACTGGTGCCGAAACTCAATGCGCTCGGCGGCACGCTCAATTTGAATTACACCATCGCGCTGGGAGCGGATTTTGGCGAACACCTCGGCGGCGAACTCGCGCTGGCACACACGGAATATTCGCTGTTTCTGCCGGGAAATGGCCCGGTCGGCGAATACTCGATGTACTCAGCGATCCCGATGTTGCGGCTGCGATTTCCCTCTGCCAGCGGTCGCTGGGTGCCCTACGCGATCGCCGGGGCGGGGGTCGTCTATGGCGAGTTCCACGATGTGAAACCGGCCGGCGTTGGTCTTGGGATTCGCGCCAAAGGCACTTCGCCCGCGTTCGTCGCCGGTGCAGGGGTGGATTACTTCATCGCTCGTAATCTTTCTCTGACCTTTGAAAGCCGCTGGCGATATGCCTTGGACCAGAAGCTGGCTGTCCCGGGCGGTCCGACAGGTAAAGGAGACACCTCAGAAATTCAATTCACAGTTGGATTCCGCGCGTACCTGTTTGAATTCGGAAAGCGGAGGTGA
- a CDS encoding putative Ig domain-containing protein: MKKSSEIKTSGSRLRISRSSSWLPALVALCLFALSGGSARASIAYGSINNFDTVNDTGVPCHGFEIELDDIRSTDITYTYDYNHYGTPKITEDTVSVPGHTNVLVRYEAVWTGSDWSAYTAVPTTNIPPTQGHAFTNPSLNFGGEHFGVGYRNQPTKVYYHWLVDSGAHTLALGPQVNVSTPTFTYNPPVAGAPAQVVAVIPAPLLPLPPTNGFEFSDATWVKAIVTTSHTNTQIELRELITPDTNNPAAKDWRNGEPDEVEVEWQLLQTDFMSGDYNPTNGVGGANGQLGGTNQNLANSDDVVTRRYEYYAYVGPYADWDTHQAMAERVAPDGIHGVGVYTNGNGDPIDLSTVEVVGKFLGAQMSAMVAAPPIGLIDHLPDGEVGVEYPTRSLVIASDTNFTATSSGDLPAGMAFDPATGWVYGTPNEAGVFMLTVTATASNNPVLTKKYPIIVAAANEVLPPHSSVDTTASPTNGGICTGDGVYTNGTTATVTAAPNAGFKFVNWTENDTVVSSASSYQFTNILNRSLVANFVAVPWLSVSMPQSNAMALTWPTNSSGFVLQQNFRLGTTNWNDVTNAVTVVGTNNQVILPPLAGNSFYRLMRP; this comes from the coding sequence ATGAAAAAATCATCTGAAATCAAAACCTCCGGGAGCCGCCTGCGGATTTCCCGGTCATCGTCATGGCTGCCCGCCCTCGTGGCGCTCTGCCTGTTCGCGCTGAGCGGCGGCTCGGCGCGCGCCAGCATCGCCTACGGCAGCATCAACAACTTCGACACCGTCAATGACACCGGCGTTCCGTGTCACGGTTTCGAGATCGAACTGGATGACATTCGCAGCACGGACATCACTTACACCTACGATTACAATCACTACGGCACACCGAAGATCACCGAAGACACCGTCTCGGTTCCGGGGCACACCAATGTGCTGGTCCGTTATGAGGCGGTCTGGACGGGATCGGATTGGTCGGCTTATACCGCCGTGCCGACCACCAACATCCCCCCGACGCAAGGTCACGCATTCACAAATCCTTCGTTGAACTTCGGCGGGGAACACTTCGGTGTTGGTTATCGCAATCAACCAACCAAGGTTTACTACCACTGGTTGGTTGATAGCGGGGCGCACACGCTGGCTCTCGGGCCGCAAGTCAACGTCTCCACCCCGACTTTTACCTACAACCCGCCCGTTGCCGGCGCGCCGGCTCAAGTGGTGGCCGTCATCCCGGCACCCCTGCTGCCGCTGCCGCCCACGAATGGGTTTGAGTTTAGCGATGCGACCTGGGTCAAAGCGATCGTGACCACCTCCCATACCAACACTCAGATTGAGTTGCGCGAATTGATCACCCCGGATACGAACAACCCGGCCGCCAAAGACTGGCGCAATGGCGAGCCGGACGAAGTCGAAGTGGAGTGGCAGCTCTTGCAGACCGACTTCATGTCCGGCGACTACAATCCGACGAATGGCGTTGGCGGCGCGAACGGACAACTGGGGGGCACAAACCAGAATCTGGCCAACAGCGATGATGTGGTCACGCGGCGTTACGAGTACTACGCATACGTTGGCCCTTATGCGGACTGGGACACGCATCAAGCGATGGCGGAACGAGTCGCGCCGGATGGCATTCATGGGGTTGGAGTTTATACGAACGGCAATGGGGATCCGATTGACCTCTCAACGGTCGAAGTCGTCGGCAAATTCCTGGGCGCACAAATGTCGGCCATGGTAGCGGCGCCACCCATCGGATTGATCGATCATCTCCCCGACGGTGAGGTTGGGGTTGAGTATCCTACCCGCAGCCTGGTCATTGCCAGTGACACAAATTTCACCGCAACCAGTTCCGGCGATCTGCCCGCCGGAATGGCCTTCGATCCTGCCACGGGCTGGGTTTATGGCACACCGAACGAAGCCGGCGTATTCATGCTCACGGTCACTGCCACCGCCAGCAACAATCCGGTCCTCACGAAAAAATATCCAATCATCGTCGCGGCCGCGAACGAAGTCCTGCCGCCACACAGTTCCGTGGACACGACCGCTTCACCCACCAACGGCGGCATCTGTACCGGCGATGGCGTTTATACCAACGGCACAACGGCGACCGTCACCGCCGCGCCGAACGCCGGGTTCAAGTTTGTCAACTGGACGGAGAACGACACCGTCGTGAGCAGTGCGTCCAGCTACCAGTTCACCAATATCTTGAACCGCTCGCTGGTTGCCAATTTTGTCGCCGTGCCGTGGCTGTCGGTTTCAATGCCGCAGAGCAACGCGATGGCCCTCACCTGGCCGACCAACTCCAGTGGCTTCGTGCTCCAACAAAACTTCAGGCTCGGCACCACCAACTGGAACGACGTGACCAACGCCGTTACTGTCGTGGGCACCAACAATCAGGTCATACTTCCGCCGTTGGCGGGGAATAGCTTTTACCGGCTGATGCGTCCCTGA
- a CDS encoding exo-alpha-sialidase: MNENDYDAMYTCRSRDDGRSWSKPVSTGLRGVDPRLLLLSNGLILCAYGVKEYEGNRRERRLMLNSDAGRTWSHHVIVFAGYGGSYPDAIEFEPNKILYVWNVDGFKKPGQTTRPRNYLRLATVTLRRIESQSSMAPLPIVK; the protein is encoded by the coding sequence TTGAATGAGAACGATTACGACGCCATGTACACCTGCCGGTCGCGTGACGATGGACGCTCCTGGAGCAAACCCGTCTCGACGGGTTTGCGCGGCGTCGATCCGCGTCTTCTGTTGCTTAGTAACGGCTTGATTCTATGCGCTTATGGCGTGAAGGAATACGAGGGCAACCGCCGCGAGCGCCGCCTCATGCTCAACAGCGACGCCGGGCGCACCTGGTCGCACCACGTCATTGTGTTCGCCGGTTACGGCGGTTCGTATCCCGACGCGATTGAATTTGAGCCGAACAAGATTCTTTATGTGTGGAATGTCGATGGTTTCAAGAAACCCGGACAGACTACGCGCCCGCGCAACTACCTGCGACTGGCGACGGTCACGTTGCGTCGGATAGAATCGCAAAGCAGTATGGCGCCGCTTCCCATTGTGAAGTAA
- a CDS encoding prepilin-type N-terminal cleavage/methylation domain-containing protein — MRTVVHPPLGPGKDPNQRWGFTLIELLVVIAIIAILAALLLPVLGKAKQKAQGILCMNNHRQLLIAWKLYSDDYRDELVGASQWRPAGAAGDVPDWTAGNDLTLDNPSDDSNWNADKYNKASVLWRYCGNSLGIWKCPADKSTGRNAQGKFVPRIRSMSMSCWVGGRPLYGESPGGYKTYRKMFDMTDPGPSGTAVFLDEREDSINDGYFVIDMSGYPNQPASWQIVDVPASYHNRAGGFSFADGHSEIKKWRDPRTCPPLSKHDLDLVSNRTKYGANNVDVLWMQERATRLQ; from the coding sequence ATGAGAACCGTTGTGCACCCACCGCTGGGGCCAGGGAAGGACCCGAACCAGCGGTGGGGTTTCACGTTGATCGAACTTCTGGTCGTCATCGCAATTATTGCCATCCTGGCGGCCCTGCTCCTCCCCGTCTTAGGCAAGGCCAAACAGAAGGCGCAAGGCATTTTGTGCATGAACAATCACCGGCAATTGCTGATCGCTTGGAAACTTTATTCCGACGATTATCGGGACGAACTGGTGGGAGCTTCACAGTGGAGACCGGCAGGCGCGGCTGGGGACGTACCCGATTGGACCGCCGGAAACGACCTCACGCTGGACAATCCCAGCGATGACAGCAACTGGAACGCCGATAAATACAACAAGGCCAGCGTGCTCTGGCGGTATTGTGGCAATTCGCTCGGCATTTGGAAATGTCCGGCCGACAAAAGCACGGGAAGAAATGCTCAGGGCAAATTTGTGCCGCGCATCAGGAGCATGTCCATGAGTTGCTGGGTGGGGGGACGCCCGCTGTATGGCGAATCGCCAGGCGGATATAAAACTTATCGAAAAATGTTCGACATGACCGACCCCGGCCCGTCGGGCACCGCGGTCTTTTTGGATGAACGGGAAGATAGCATCAATGACGGCTATTTCGTTATTGATATGAGCGGGTATCCCAATCAACCCGCCTCCTGGCAGATCGTCGATGTCCCGGCGAGCTATCACAACCGCGCCGGCGGCTTTTCGTTTGCCGATGGTCATTCCGAAATCAAGAAATGGCGCGATCCTCGCACCTGTCCGCCTCTGTCGAAGCACGATCTCGACCTGGTGAGCAACCGGACCAAATACGGCGCGAATAACGTGGACGTTCTCTGGATGCAGGAACGCGCCACGCGCCTGCAATGA